From Homalodisca vitripennis isolate AUS2020 chromosome 1, UT_GWSS_2.1, whole genome shotgun sequence, the proteins below share one genomic window:
- the LOC124360390 gene encoding LOW QUALITY PROTEIN: zinc finger protein 37-like (The sequence of the model RefSeq protein was modified relative to this genomic sequence to represent the inferred CDS: deleted 2 bases in 1 codon): MVPSQFLSVVLEEDNGSGSDEETHSYSHQPTWQNQYAVRSNNSISDQEMWNLTKNLPKALLAECTVEISRTPVNPSEKPRKLCFDARVSPVFNRPQTPAMPPMRANVPLPQYLPPPPQLLHRSEWIEERMDVQDLLTGVEAVYSDNESGEEYEEAASVSIFPITVTKVEKPKPEKVKKQDLNRFSYPCEHCPNVYSNRGALWQHSVATHSVEKTCECKICGRKFYRNCSLALHLKSHSEEEYCQCKECGKSFNRLANLERHMKVHTEAEQFPCPSCDKVFRDKANLLRHAVVHAAPKMFQCEICNKSYKSQDHLDVHFQSTHAHTETSLACSTCGDVFKSFAELMQHDATHTAEKPHLCKMCGLTFTDKNILRKHMMSHTGVRLTCTTCGIDFTQKSSLLRHVKRMHPQDGDDSLDPSLLLDDQNSGLDTREGSSDNSSVQDMDQEEAENGSTSTVEIRKALGSPIKSGGINLIEQHKIIDSQMTIVENHKIKVDRNEVKPISVMNNNVHVNLKPKIKSSTDTSCKEMLKVEEVTSEENSINTNSTNVKEERVTEEKDQAKPNNNVIEDSVLSLELKQQTKSDISDPLSSVDINIMHTPVVKLET; encoded by the exons GCAAAACCAGTATGCAGTCAGGAGTAATAACTCCATCTCTGATCAAGAAATGTGGAACTTAACAAAAAATCTTCCTAAGGCACTCTTGGCTGAATGCACTGTTGAAATATCACGAACGCCAGTCAACCC gaGTGAAAAACCAAGGAAGCTTTGTTTTGATGCAAGAGTTTCAcct GTTTTCAATAGACCCCAGACCCCAGCGATGCCGCCAATGAGAGCTAATGTGCCTTTACCCCAGTATCTCCCTCCTCCACCTCAG CTATTGCACAGATCTGAGTGGATCGAAGAGAGAATGGATGTTCAAGATCTGCTTACTGGAGTTGAAGCTGTCTATTCTGACAATGAATCTGGTGAAGAATATGAAGAAGCAGCTTCTGTCAGTATATTTCCTATTACAGTGACTAAAGTTGAAAAACCAAAACCTGAAAAAGTAAAGAAGCAAGACTTAAACAGGTTCAGCTACCCTTGTGAACATTGTCCCAATGTTTACTCTAACCGGGGAGCTCTCTGGCAGCATTCTGTTGCAACACACTCTGTTGAAAAAACATGTGAATGTAAAATCTGTGGTAGAAAATTTTATCGTAATTGTAGTTTAGCATTGCATCTCAAGAGCCATTCTGAGGAGGAATATTGTCAATGTAAAGAATGTGGTAAGTCGTTTAACAGGTTAGCCAACTTGGAGAGACATATGAAAGTACACACCGAAGCAGAGCAGTTCCCTTGTCCTAGTTGTGATAAGGTATTCAGGGACAAAGCCAACCTCCTGCGCCATGCAGTAGTCCATGCAGCTCCTAAGATGTTCCAATGTGAGATCTGCAACAAGTCGTACAAGAGCCAGGATCATCTAGACGTTCACTTCCAAAGTACTCATGCTCACACGGAAACTTCTCTTGCCTGTTCAACTTGTGGTGATGTTTTCAAGAGTTTTGCTGAGTTGATGCAACATGATGCGACCCACACGGCAGAAAAACCTCATCTGTGTAAGATGTGTGGATTAACTTTCACAGACAAAAACATTTTGCGAAAGCACATGATGAGTCATACGGGTGTG CGGTTGACTTGCACAACTTGCGGCATTGACTTTACCCAGAAGTCATCACTTCTCAGGCATGTGAAGCGGATGCATCCACAAGACGGTGATGACTCACTAGATCCCTCCCTACTGCTTGACGATCAGAACTCTGGCTTGGACACTCGTGAGGGGTCGTCTGATAACAGTTCTGTTCAGGACATGGATCAAGAAGAGGCTGAAAACGGTTCGACCTCCACAGTAGAGATAAGGAAAGCACTTGGATCCCCGATTAAATCTGGTGGGATAAACTTGATTGAGCAACATAAAATAATTGACAGTCAGATGACTATTGttgaaaatcacaaaataaaagttgacaGAAATGAAGTGAAACCCATATCTGTGATGAATAATAATGTTCATGTGAacttaaaaccaaaaattaaatccTCAACAGATACTTCATGTAAAGAAATGCTAAAAGTAGAGGAAGTAACTAGTGAAGAAAACtctataaatacaaattcaacTAATGTGAAAGAGGAAAGAGTTACTGAAGAAAAAGATCAAGCCAAACCtaataacaatgttattgaaGATTCAGTTCTATCTTTAGAGCTCAAGCAGCAGACAAAATCTGACATATCTGATCCGCTTTCTTCTGTGGATATCAATATAATGCATACACCAGTTGTAAAACTGGAAACTTGA